From the genome of Plasmodium malariae genome assembly, contig: PmUG01_00_16, whole genome shotgun sequence, one region includes:
- the PmUG01_00034600 gene encoding PIR protein yields MATILQGDFMESLPSKVYYRKMFESITDYCVESDNSKFTQARSKFNEYEKINSIVKRLVNPLCHVSFTNAGENCDKQCHKLYYWLGNELFNKLEEDSFSKVIGILEEVSNALHERDKCKCNFFKDVKKEKFEKMKIVRDYCEDYENIKSTLKAHNYTCDKNVSDYLHKATNAYEEMYKCTQGNAELYYKELKKHVPSCFEKKLSHLKCEIKQVSAENLGTSFYNTNILDQEYVINVSAFTSSQIFLFFVLPFVGIFFIGFLLYKFTPIVSWIHTKVLKKKSIRRNLDEMDILELTEYTNERRRSNLGRKKLNVAYHAA; encoded by the exons ATGGCCACTATATTGCAG GGAGATTTTATGGAATCATTACCATCGAAAGtttattatagaaaaatgtTTGAGTCAATAACAGATTATTGCGTCGAGTCTGATAATAGTAAATTTACACAAGCAAGATCcaaatttaatgaatatgAGAAAATTAACAGTATTGTAAAGAGGCTTGTGAATCCTTTATGTCACGTATCTTTTACTAATGCAGGAGAGAACTGTGATAAACAATGTCATAAGTTATACTATTGGTTAGGAAATGagttatttaataaattagagGAAGATTCATTTTCAAAAGTTATTGGAATACTTGAGGAAGTTTCGAATGCTCTTCATGAGCGTGATAAATgcaaatgtaatttttttaaagatgtTAAAAAGGAGAAgtttgaaaaaatgaagattgTGAGAGATTATTGTGAAGATTATGAAAACATTAAGAGCACTCTAAAAGCTCATAATTATACTTGCGATAAGAATGTTAGTGATTATCTTCATAAAGCTACTAATGCATATGAagaaatgtataaatgtacacaAGGAAATGctgaattatattataaagaacTTAAAAAGCATGTTCCTAGttgttttgaaaaaaagttATCTCATTTGAAGTGTGAAATAAAGCAAGTGTCCGCAGAAAACCTAGGTACTAGTTTTTATAACACTAATATTTTGGACCAAGAATATGTAATTAATGTATCTGCCTTTACTTCATCTCAAATTTTTCTGTTCTTTGTTCTACCCTTTGTCGGCATTTTCTTCATTGGCTTCCTACTATATAaa TTTACTCCAATTGTATCATGGATACATACTAAagtattaaagaaaaaatcaaTTAGACGTAATTTGGATGAAATGGATATACTAGAATTAACAGAATACACGAACGAACGAAGAAGATCAAATTTAGGTAGAAAAAAACTAAATGTAGCATATCATGCCGCATGA
- the PmUG01_00034700 gene encoding Plasmodium exported protein, unknown function: protein MKQSIEFACFIKIFMFIILIWTCHFYSNMSRFNKILDEKHGSDKKLYKRIYRLLGKCEKTIFANVGDLELNIPYNTKRKNEEIFTVDNEKFQKEKKEKLDRSLLYKEKLIKQLMKNKCTMLHKSYNHYEKKIMNGLDDKAFFKKMILINNKNYKKLKRKKFGLRLCLLFILFVVVLVIPIVDLSFGKFQEAGNLLGKLCGLSGQDSLQPVESEVTRGFWANLFFSICNNNKIIGYKIFGVLIYCLPIIILGIIIIKGIYYYYKNVIKHKKIKYVEAFNEW from the exons ATGAAACAAAGTATTGAGTTCGCAtgttttatcaaaatttttatgtttatcattttaatttGGACATGTCATTTTTACAGTAACATG agtaggtttaacaaaattttggATGAAAAGCATGGCTCTgataaaaaactatataaaCGAATTTATCGATTATTAGGAAAATGTGAAAAGACTATTTTTGCAAATGTTGGAGATTTAGAATTAAATATAccatataatacaaaaaggaagaatgaagaaatatttacagttgataatgaaaaatttcagaaggaaaaaaaagaaaaattagataGAAGCTtattatataaggaaaaattgATTAAGCaacttatgaaaaataaatgtaccaTGCTACATAAATCATATAatcattatgaaaaaaaaataatgaatggaCTTGATGATAaagctttttttaaaaaaatgattttaattaataataagaattacaaaaaattaaaacgcAAAAAATTCGGACTACGCCTTTGTttacttttcattttgttcgtGGTGGTATTAGTGATACCTATAGTAGATTTATCATTTGGAAAATTTCAAGAAGCGGGTAATTTACTTGGAAAATTATGTGGCTTATCAGGACAAGATAGCCTTCAGCCTGTAGAGAGTGAGGTTACTAGAGGTTTTTGGGctaatttgtttttctctatatgcaataataataaaattataggatataaaatatttggtgttctaatatattgtttaccTATCATAATATTGggtataataattataaaaggaatatattattattataaaaatgttataaaacacaaaaaaattaagtacgTGGAAGCTTTCAATGAATGGTAA
- the PmUG01_00034900 gene encoding PIR protein — protein MEEQIYDEILEKLPSKTIYDEFNSQGNYVIMNSVCKREDYEQCDDIDTCLNICKRIEKNFKSLYEMSNSGNYKERCSHYIYWVYKEIQNLFKSDSTKDKVETVVNAFLKLQSSLTRNYRVYNCSYNFKEKDLNELKDKNKEKQLYDYFTNYDSIKTKDICNKFELNKYKKYLNAINVLYDEKKENCCNSKILVCPNYFLKCREDFKPSKLLSALELSNDHSCNVLEDFKETKTSEKKLESSDFETGFLEQILFTNCHIKNTSTTLSCGLVSAYSLTRRSGNAVENNEQLRNSDISSPKDKKRESIIDLEVEKEHEKIRKIVGLSSEVVNYPSLPKTASYMDIRWKLDKDGKLHCPAENPEKDTSVLCMYVEELVKRGILIKDENSRIYRLKKDKTWATKPLNIVIKRERGKYSIQSYSERLQVLKADQIMVTDDRNSISQEHYGKDNESNILQNIFFRVGTAISLFTPFGSCVDKNRKRKKRHKTNFVELNTKRLSRRFIKRTYRNSGRRRFSVVNIE, from the exons ATGGAAGAacaaatttat GATgaaattttagaaaaattaccTTCAAAAACTATATATGATGAATTCAATAGTCAAGGAAATTACGTTATTATGAACAGCGTTTGTAAAAGAGAGGATTATGAACAATGCGATGATATAGATACTTGTCTTAACATATGTAAAAggattgaaaaaaattttaaatcttTATATGAAATGAGTAATTCAGGCAATTATAAAGAACGTTGTtcacattatatatattgggtatataaagaaatacaaaatttatttaaaagtgATTCAACAAAAGATAAAGTAGAAACTGTTGTTAATGCATTTCTAAAATTGCAATCCTCTCTTACGAGAAATTACAGAGTATATAATTGTAGTTATAATTTTAAGGAGAAAGATTTAAATGAAttgaaagataaaaataaggaaaaacaattatacgattattttacaaattatgATAGTATTAAAACTAAAGATATTTGTAATAAGTTTgagttaaataaatataaaaaatacctTAATGCTATCAATGTTttatatgatgaaaaaaaagagaattgttgtaattcaaaaatattagtatgtccaaattattttttgaaatgtaGGGAAGATTTTAAACCGAGTAAACTTTTATCTGCGTTAGAACTCTCCAATGATCATAGTTGTAATGTACTTGAAGATTTTAAAGAAACTAAAACgtctgaaaaaaaattagaatctAGCGATTTTGAGACAGGTTTTTTGGAGCAAATTCTTTTTACTAATTGTCATATTAAGAATACCAGCACAACACTATCATGTGGTTTAGTATCAGCATATTCCTTGACACGTAGAAGTGGGAATGCAGTTGAAAACAATGAACAACTTAGGAATAGTGACATATCTTCTccaaaagataaaaagagAGAATCCATTATAGATCTAGAAGTCGAAAAAgaacatgaaaaaattagGAAAATAGTTGGTCTTAGTTCAGAAGTAGTCAATTATCCATCTCTTCCAAAAACTGCCTCATATATGGATATTAGATGGAAATTAGACAAAGATGGAAAGTTACATTGTCCTGCTGAGAACCCAGAGAAAGATACATCAGTACTTTGCATGTACGTGGAAGAATTAGTTAAACGAGGTATTCTTATAAAAGATGAGAATTCTAGGATATACCGATTAAAGAAAGATAAAACATGGGCAACAAAGCCGTTAAATATAGTTATTAAAAGAGAAAGAGGCAAGTACTCAATACAAAGTTATTCAGAACGTCTACAAGTTTTAAAGGCTGATCAAATAATGGTTACTGATGATAGAAACTCAATTAGTCAAGAGCATTATGGAAAAGATAATGaatctaatatattacagAACATTTTTTTCCGTGTTGGCACTGCGATTTCTTTG TTCACTCCCTTTGGCTCTTGTGtagataaaaatagaaaaaggaaaaaaagacataAGACTAATTTCGTTGAACTAAACACAAAAAGACTATCGAGGAGATTCATAAAACGTACTTATAGGAATTCTGGTAGAAGGAGATTTAGTGTAgtaaatatagaataa
- the PmUG01_00035000 gene encoding Plasmodium exported protein, unknown function, whose product MEQTIMLPYYIRICLFILLSCISHFHHDMSTFNKYLAGRKNIDETLDTITYRLLAKYKHEKGPIIARLKKDIPTINEYSKMCVSNNGKVEKGKNKRTNQCLLNNIVEHGHTNINKSSVYSRRNSHFEKRMLDKIYYKNKVRHFTNADFLFLKNDIKVNKSFICAVTIYHLFVSIIGSVLLLCTYKNLKFKFTLDWSLGLCILGCICVFIVILIMIYLHRQILKYGKIRHIKSELHNTAYPSH is encoded by the exons ATGGAACAAACGATTATGTTACCATATTATATTAGGATTTGTTTGTTTATCCTATTGAGTTGCATATCTCATTTTCATCATGATATG agtacctttaataaatatttggctgggagaaaaaatattgatgaAACATTAGATACAATAACTTATCGAttactagcaaaatataagcaTGAAAAGGGTCCAATTATTGCACGGTTGAAAAAAGATATACCAACTATCAATGAATACTCAAAAATGTGTGTTTCAAACAATGGAAAAgtagaaaaaggaaaaaataaaagaacaaatcaatgtttattaaataatatagtagAACATGGCCatactaatataaataaatcttCGGTATACAGTAGAAGAAATtcacattttgaaaaaaggatgttagataaaatatactataaaaataaagttaggCATTTTACAAATGCtgattttttgtttttaaaaaatgatataaaagtaaacaaATCTTTTATCTGTGCTGTAACTATCTAccatttatttgtttcaaTAATAGGATCTGTTTTACTActgtgtacatataaaaacttaaaatttaaatttacattaGATTGGAGTCTTGGATTATGTATATTAGGGTGTATATGCGTGTTCATAGTTATTCTAATAATGATTTATCTCCATagacaaattttaaaatatggcAAGATAAGACATATAAAGAGTGAATTGCATAATACGGCATATCCTTCTCACTGA
- the PmUG01_00035200 gene encoding fam-l protein, which translates to MEQKIKLILFIKIFLFVFSFWICHLNSDLRRFEGFFNEKYMVYRKLHTGTYRFLANCKNNIEKSITGLKEDVTNYGRKEKKYIYNTQKGTNAKNKHSHGLLSEHASAYRKAMKNKSCIFETKKYSHLEKKIFKELDYQNFLEKNKIISDRLCKKIIRKKYGLRFVIPSLLFFLLSLGLILDLSVDYGLLRGFYYIMSLICSKDWAKNLRNLLKHESVSAFFQPMEQITGSNGKHYYIYTPGFFGTLIYFTSFFILGVTIISGIIYYHKKVKKYEKIKFKKR; encoded by the exons atggaacaaaaaattaagttaattttatttattaaaatttttttatttgtattttcattttggaTATGCCATCTTAACAGTGATCTG aGAAGGTTTGAAGGATTTTTTAATGAGAAATACATGGTTTATAGAAAATTACATACAGGAACTTATCGATTTTTAGCAAATTGTAAGAAcaatatagaaaaaagtaTTACAGGGTTAAAAGAAGATGTAACAAATTAtggaagaaaagaaaaaaaatatatctacaaTACTCAAAAAGGAACCAACGCAAAGAATAAACATTCACATGGATTGTTATCAGAACATGCATCGGCTTATAGAAAAGCTATGAAAAATAAGTcttgtatatttgaaacaaaaaaatattcacatcttgaaaaaaaaatattcaaagaacttgattatCAGAATTTTCTTGAGAAAAACAAGATAATTAGTGATAGGTtgtgcaaaaaaataatacgtaaaaaatacGGATTACGATTTGTTATACCTtcattattgttttttttgttgtcaTTAGGGCTCATATTAGATTTATCTGTTGATTATGGGTTATTACGTgggttttattatataatgagtCTTATATGTTCAAAGGATTGGGCAAAAAATTTACGGAATTTATTGAAGCATGAATCTGTTTCTGCTTTTTTCCAGCCTATGGAACAAATAACTGGAAGTAACGgaaaacattattatatttatacaccAGGTTTTTTTGGTACGCTAATATATTTcacatctttttttattcttggAGTTACAATTATATCaggtattatttattaccataaaaaagttaaaaaatatgaaaaaattaaattcaagaaaaggtaa
- the PmUG01_00035300 gene encoding STP1 protein produces MDNCFSKNYRSYGAQNLMISRLLQFKNIENKVIQKTSSLINEHNKNKFREGCRYLADYLIKNNNPPKYYEHFKVTWKGTLNYWLKGYYKNLIKYGGCPLILEEKDKQILELNYEEVDFCKMKNEYLEEIKRLSKKSKNSDSYSSKCNEYNEWIDKMKNYFEEKKILFGTCYQKTDQKKKKRRSEVICDLMDDQTFKKRTDCPPVNKLQPREGESVNEEIGSQTKDKEKRGESSVLHDSPEQAEQTKRTEGSATNQVNQDTKQNHHEEKNIQESESPPDVKTQAHFSSLETPSKEVEVNSENSLESQTLTLLSNSQPSPEVSGESVALASVPLDTKAQKPSESTLSSTISKSPPSSLASTIPSVTSGNLGNSSNKYISSILISFLIIIVFSLFIKYTLMGQLKKKKKIKRRQAKFLKILIPSHSDRKKEFLTHNHLEHPCYDDEEITKRIKILEHNMIKNLRESKQKKKRSKTIIEVHMEVLQEWKNEEWNYKKGEFLEICLDVLTKERYGTHSNLTNADLIMKNIKSYGHIEKQKILWNKWIERHKNISDKFKKVDWFNNLKNDWKKEKSYIKGMEELKNKSSNKYKNILFLEREKDVWRRWISEKGNILKQYIEQNWFNELSEVNQNILDEYINEEKSNDVSLINIEELEHRKNYEELYKYIKKKLLSKLCILVLMTILEECKKEEYIEDRELHLDSFINIRKTKKNSEKIPEISDKFIEKYSNVYENSKNSDIQNNIEENFFRKEMNDWIGEEVTYVNSTECVSNIDKYYNSTT; encoded by the exons ATGGATAATTGTTTTTCCAAG aATTATAGATCCTATGGTGCACAAAATTTAATGATCTCTAGACTGTTAcagtttaaaaatattgaaaataaagtaatacaAAAAACCAGTTCCTTAATTAACgagcataataaaaataaatttaggGAGGGATGCAGATATTTGGCTGATTatctaattaaaaataataatccaccaaaatattatgaacattTTAAAGTTACGTGGAAGGGAACACTAAATTATTGGTTAAAAGGTTACTATAAAAATCTAATCAAATATGGAGGATGTCCTTTAATTTTAGAGGAAAAagataaacaaattttagaattaaatTATGAAGAAGTAGATTTctgtaaaatgaaaaatgaatatctagaagaaataaaacgtttaagtaaaaaatcaAAGAATTCTGATAGTTATTCAAGCAAATgtaatgaatataatgaGTGGATTGATAAAATGAAGAACTATTTTGAGGAAAAGAAAATCCTTTTTGGAACATGCTACCAAAAAACagaccaaaaaaaaaaaaaaagacgtTCAGAAGTTATATGCGACTTAATGGATGATCAAACTTTCAAAAAACGTACTGACTGCCCCCcagtaaataaattacaacCTCGTGAAGGTGAATCtgtaaatgaagaaatagGTTCACAAAcaaaagataaagaaaaaaggggGGAATCATCTGTATTACATGATTCACCCGAACAAGCCGAACAAACTAAACGTACAGAGGGATCTGCCACTAATCAAGTGAATCAAGATACAAAACAAAATCACCATGAGGAGAAAAATATACAGGAATCTGAATCTCCACCTGACGTAAAAACACAAGCTCATTTTTCATCACTTGAAACTCCATCTAAGGAAGTTGAAGTTAATTCTGAAAATTCTTTAGAGTCTCAGACACTAACACTTCTCTCAAATTCCCAACCATCCCCAGAAGTATCAGGTGAATCTGTAGCTCTTGCTTCAGTTCCGCTAGACACAAAAGCACAAAAACCTTCCGAAAGTACACTATCTTCTACAATATCAAAATCCCCTCCAAGTTCTTTAGCTTCAACTATACCTTCTGTAACTTCAGGTAACT TAGGAAATTCATCTAACAAATACATATCATCTATTTTAATAAGCTTCCTAATTATTATcgtattttctctttttattaaa tACACATTAATGGgacagttaaaaaaaaaaaagaagataaaaagaagacaagcaaaatttcttaaaatactAATACCTTCACATTCGgacagaaaaaaagaatttttaactCATAATCATTTGGAACACCCGTGTtatgatgatgaagaaattactaaaagaataaaaatacttgAACATaacatgataaaaaatttacgtGAATCaaagcaaaaaaagaaaaggtcCAAAACTATTATAGAAGTACATATGGAAGTGCTTCAAGAAtggaaaaatgaagaatggaattacaaaaaaggagaatttttagaaatatgcCTAGATGTATTAACAAAAGAAAGATATGGAACTCATTCTAATTTAACAAATGCTGatctaataatgaaaaacattaaaaGTTACGGTCAtattgaaaaacaaaaaatctTATGGAACAAGTGGATAGAaagacataaaaatatttctgataaatttaaaaaagtggactggtttaataatttgaaaaatgattggaaaaaagaaaaatcatACATAAAAGGAAtggaagaattaaaaaataagtcatcgaataaatataaaaatattctgtTCTTGGAAAGAGAGAAAGATGTATGGAGGAGGTGGATATCAGAAAAGGGAAATATtctaaaacaatatattgaACAAAACTGGTTTAATGAATTATCAGAGGTTAACCAGAATATATTAGATGAATacataaatgaagaaaaatcaAATGATGTGtcactaataaatatagaagaaCTGGAACacagaaaaaattatgaagaattatataaatatataaaaaaaaaattactatcaAAACTTTGTATATTAGTACTTATGACAATATTAGAAGAATGCAAAAAAGAGGAGTATATAGAAGATAGAGAATTACATTTAGATagtttcataaatataaggaaaactaaaaaaaattcagaaAAAATACCAGAAATTTCAGACAAATTTATTGAAAAGTATAGTAACGTTTAtgaaaatagcaaaaatagcgatattcaaaataatatagaggAGAACTTCTTTAGAAAAGAGATGAACGATTGGATAGGAGAAGAAGTAACTTATGTAAATTCCACAGAATGTGTAAGTAATATTgacaaatattataacagTACAACCTAG